The stretch of DNA GTGCTTCTTTCTTGATTCTATAAGTTAACAATTCCTCTTTGTCATCAGCGACAAGAATAGCGCCTGTCTCTGTAAAAACCATAGAGAACATAGCTAGAGACAGTTTCATTTTTTCGGCATACTCAGTAGGAAGGTCAGCCAATTTTTGGCTGTCCAAATCTTGAAATTTCCATAGTTTGCCAAATAATTTCTGAAGTACGGGAGAGGCTGCATTTTTTGCAAATTCTGCCTCATTGGCTTTGAGTGAACGAGTCTGAATATCTTGTAAAAAATCTTGAAAATAAGCCTTGATGTATTCTTGTGCCAAGGGGTGATGAGCGGCCTTGGCTGCTTTCATAAATCGATAAGCTTTATTGGTTTCTCCTTTCTTTTCATAGAGCATTCCCAAGCCATAAAAAGCTTCTTTTTGGCGCAGACTTTTAGCTTTTGCCAAGGGCATAAAGGTAGCTTCTGCTTCTTGATGTTTATTGAGTGCTGTCAAGGCTCTTCCTTTTTGCAGCAATACTCGTTCTGTTAGGCTTTTATCGTCTGTAGCCTTTTGTAAAAGAAGATCAGCATCCGCTAAAGCAGCTGCATATTCCTCTTGCTCTATCTTTGCTTCTATCAACATTAAGAAGGCTTCTGTTTCTTGAGGATTCAATTCAATACATTTTTGTAAAGCGTCAATAGCTTGGTCTAATTCTAAAGCGTAAAGTGCAGCTTCTCCTAAAGTTCGATAAAACATAGAATGTTGCTCTTCAACTAATTCAGCGGCTTGGCGCAGATGTTCTACAGCTTTAGAGAATTGTTCTTGATTTAGTAATTCTTGTCCATAATTAAATTGATGAACATGATTGTTGGGCAACTGTTGGAGCAAACTTTCGTATAAAGGGAAGGTATCAGTGTTCCTTCCTAGATCTTTTAGTACTTTTATTTTGAGAGAAATAGCCGCCTCATTAAATGCTTCCTCTTGCTCCAAGAAAATATTTAAATCTCCTAATGCTGCTTCATGTTGGCTTAGACCATTAAATGCTTCAGCCCGATATAAATAACTGGATAAGTTAGTGGCATCAAGTTGTATCGCTTGGTTGAGTAAATCCAATGCCTGTTGATAATCTTGATATTGTCTAAGTTGAAAACCAGCTTTAGCAATTAGAGCGTTCGTATTATTAGGATCTTTTCGGAGAATTTTCCCCCACATAATCTGAGCATCTTCTAAGCGTCCTTGAAGCTCTTTGATACGACAAAAACGAGTCATATAATCGATACTGTCAGGCTCTATTTCTAAGGCTTTAGCTAGGCAAACTTCTGCTTCGTTATAGCGACTAGGAACGGCAAGAATTAAGGCTTCAGATAAATAGTAGTAACCAAATGCTTCTGTGGGGTATTCTGTCACGGCTTGTTTGGACAATACTTCTAATTCCGCCTGCTCATAATGTATTAAAGTATCTTCTAGTGCTACTAATAGTTGCTCTTTATCCATTTTAATTATTTTGATGCGTTGATGTATTTCTTAATCCGTAGGGGCTTTGACAACTCTAGTGTGACGATGCAATAGCAGCGTAGCTAATTAAATCGAGTGCTTATAGTACAACTTACCGTTTTGGATATTAGATGAGTTGCTAAAGAACGACCAAGAGATACAAAAAACGATGATTTTTTATTTTCAAAACTTACTATCTGGGAAGATACAAATTTTAACAGAAAAATAGAACTATAAAAGAAATATTCTAGGTCAACCCAAGTAGAACTTAATTTTTGCTGAGCATGCTTTTTTTTAAGCTAAAATGTTAGGGAGAATGGATTAAATTTTCAACTCTTTATAAAGGATGTCTGTTAATCTTATTAGATACTACCCAAAGGTAGAAAGGATACTCATTTTTTTAGATGACAATGGCGGATGCATCAAGTAGGTTATGTTTTTGAACAGAAAGAACTGAAAGGTGTAGAGTCTACGAAGATTAGATAGGATGATAAAAAGAATACTCAATGATTTTGCTAAAGTGCCTGCTCCAATTTTATATTTGATAGGAGCTGTATTCTTTATACAATTGATCGATGCCTCTTTGTTTATTTTGTTTAATTTTTATTTGAAAGATTTAGGCTATAG from Aureispira anguillae encodes:
- a CDS encoding tetratricopeptide repeat protein, with protein sequence MDKEQLLVALEDTLIHYEQAELEVLSKQAVTEYPTEAFGYYYLSEALILAVPSRYNEAEVCLAKALEIEPDSIDYMTRFCRIKELQGRLEDAQIMWGKILRKDPNNTNALIAKAGFQLRQYQDYQQALDLLNQAIQLDATNLSSYLYRAEAFNGLSQHEAALGDLNIFLEQEEAFNEAAISLKIKVLKDLGRNTDTFPLYESLLQQLPNNHVHQFNYGQELLNQEQFSKAVEHLRQAAELVEEQHSMFYRTLGEAALYALELDQAIDALQKCIELNPQETEAFLMLIEAKIEQEEYAAALADADLLLQKATDDKSLTERVLLQKGRALTALNKHQEAEATFMPLAKAKSLRQKEAFYGLGMLYEKKGETNKAYRFMKAAKAAHHPLAQEYIKAYFQDFLQDIQTRSLKANEAEFAKNAASPVLQKLFGKLWKFQDLDSQKLADLPTEYAEKMKLSLAMFSMVFTETGAILVADDKEELLTYRIKKEAPSGVLVEFLPLDNFPSFMAKLRLAKDGISFSKEENEVMYLAQQDLSSVPAQLVNNYKKHLQKEKVAYLGNKATAILDQLL